The following are from one region of the Trichocoleus sp. genome:
- a CDS encoding prephenate/arogenate dehydrogenase: MRIGIVGLGLIGGSMAIDLKRYSDHTILGASRRVETCRQAVTRGIVDDASPDLQLMATADIVFLCTPLGAIETTVEQLIPQLQPATILTDVGSVKASVVKTIAPRWKNFVGGHPMAGTADSGLDAAQADLFVDRPYVLTPIDSTPPDALETVAQIARSLRSRIYQCRPEDHDRAVAWISHLPVMVSASLIAACLTEANPEVLTLAKHLASSGFQDTSRVGGGNPELGVMMAHYNQTALLHSLRGYRDRLDQIIEQIETGNWDSLEQQLKETQQARSAFL, translated from the coding sequence ATGAGGATTGGAATTGTGGGTCTGGGGTTGATTGGGGGGTCGATGGCGATCGATTTGAAGCGGTACTCAGACCATACGATTTTAGGCGCGAGTCGGCGGGTGGAAACTTGTCGGCAGGCAGTGACGCGGGGAATTGTCGATGATGCCAGCCCAGATTTGCAGCTAATGGCAACGGCAGATATTGTATTTCTCTGCACGCCGTTAGGGGCGATCGAGACGACCGTTGAACAGCTCATTCCACAGCTTCAGCCTGCCACAATTTTGACAGATGTAGGTTCGGTAAAAGCTTCAGTGGTCAAAACGATCGCGCCTCGCTGGAAAAACTTTGTGGGGGGGCATCCGATGGCAGGAACAGCAGATAGCGGACTCGATGCAGCCCAGGCAGATTTGTTTGTCGATCGTCCTTATGTACTGACGCCAATCGACTCAACGCCACCTGACGCGCTCGAAACCGTCGCCCAAATTGCTCGATCGCTGCGAAGCCGAATCTACCAGTGTCGTCCTGAAGACCACGATCGCGCCGTTGCCTGGATTTCTCATTTGCCCGTCATGGTGAGTGCCAGCCTCATTGCTGCCTGTCTTACTGAAGCTAATCCAGAAGTCCTGACATTAGCAAAGCATCTCGCCAGTTCCGGCTTTCAGGATACAAGCCGCGTTGGAGGCGGCAATCCAGAGTTGGGGGTGATGATGGCGCACTACAATCAAACTGCACTGCTGCACTCGCTGCGAGGCTACCGCGATCGGCTCGATCAAATCATTGAACAAATCGAGACAGGCAATTGGGACAGCTTGGAGCAGCAGCTAAAAGAAACGCAGCAAGCGCGATCGGCATTTCTATAG
- a CDS encoding DUF937 domain-containing protein: MGLFDLIQGAIQNPNQQASVDQVGSILNTVQQMSGNRGIDPATTQTVLSTVGGYVRSALQQQRETNGAGQAEAIVNQYGGTQPSNAAVQAVFGQNQLQQVVQAVAQQTNINPQLVQAILPMVVPVVLNLLKTGASTQQGAGQPGSNSVLSAFLDADRDGDVDVSDAMRVAGQFLNQPR, encoded by the coding sequence ATGGGACTTTTTGACCTCATCCAGGGTGCAATTCAAAATCCGAATCAGCAAGCCAGCGTTGATCAAGTTGGCTCGATTCTAAATACAGTGCAGCAGATGAGTGGAAATCGCGGCATTGATCCGGCAACGACGCAGACGGTGCTATCGACGGTGGGTGGCTATGTGCGATCGGCATTACAGCAGCAGCGCGAAACGAACGGAGCAGGGCAGGCTGAAGCGATCGTGAATCAGTATGGTGGAACCCAGCCGAGTAATGCAGCAGTTCAAGCAGTTTTTGGTCAGAATCAGCTACAGCAAGTCGTTCAAGCGGTTGCTCAGCAAACAAACATCAACCCTCAACTCGTTCAGGCAATTTTGCCGATGGTTGTCCCGGTTGTGCTGAATCTTCTCAAAACGGGAGCGAGTACACAACAAGGGGCAGGACAGCCAGGCTCTAATTCCGTTCTTAGTGCATTTCTGGATGCCGATCGGGACGGGGATGTAGATGTCAGTGATGCAATGAGGGTTGCAGGACAGTTTTTAAACCAACCCCGTTAA
- a CDS encoding DUF554 domain-containing protein: MAFDLWLKTSGTWINVATILLGTALGLLLKGKLPLEMQRVITQGLGLITLFVGSSMATTLSKAAAGHVDGVILGLLAIVLGGLLGEWLRLETGLEGVGNWLKHRFKGQGSFTEGFVAASLLFCVGPMALIGSLNNGLTGDNTIVVIKATMDGLAALAFTSSYGIGVGFSALSVLLYQGSLSLAAGILAQAIPDPATSPPVLLATGVGGLMILGLGLNLLEVAKVKVAAFLPALPLAPILYWIAAHISGR; this comes from the coding sequence ATGGCTTTTGATCTTTGGTTGAAAACAAGCGGAACCTGGATAAACGTCGCCACAATTCTTCTAGGTACAGCGTTGGGACTGCTGCTGAAGGGAAAATTACCGCTCGAAATGCAGCGAGTCATCACACAAGGGCTTGGACTCATTACGCTGTTTGTCGGCTCTTCAATGGCAACCACTTTGAGCAAAGCTGCAGCAGGTCATGTTGATGGAGTGATTTTGGGGCTGCTGGCGATCGTGCTGGGCGGGCTACTGGGAGAATGGTTGCGGCTTGAAACAGGCTTGGAAGGAGTTGGCAACTGGCTAAAACATCGCTTCAAAGGGCAGGGCAGTTTTACAGAAGGATTCGTTGCTGCCAGTCTTCTGTTTTGTGTCGGTCCAATGGCACTGATTGGTAGCCTCAACAACGGATTGACAGGCGATAACACGATCGTCGTCATCAAAGCCACAATGGACGGACTTGCTGCGCTTGCCTTTACCAGTAGCTATGGTATTGGAGTTGGTTTTTCTGCCCTCAGTGTTCTGCTCTATCAGGGTAGCCTCTCCCTCGCAGCAGGCATTCTTGCCCAAGCCATTCCAGACCCCGCAACTTCCCCTCCTGTCCTTTTGGCAACCGGAGTCGGCGGTTTAATGATTCTTGGTTTAGGTCTCAATCTATTAGAAGTTGCCAAAGTCAAAGTTGCTGCTTTTCTCCCTGCCCTCCCCCTCGCCCCGATTCTCTATTGGATTGCTGCTCACATTTCAGGTCGTTAA
- the psaC gene encoding photosystem I iron-sulfur center protein PsaC, translating into MSHAVKIYDTCIGCTQCVRACPTDVLEMVPWDGCKAGQIASSPRTEDCVGCKRCETACPTDFLSVRVYLGAETKRSMGLAY; encoded by the coding sequence ATGTCTCATGCAGTAAAAATCTATGACACCTGCATCGGCTGTACCCAGTGCGTTCGTGCCTGTCCTACAGACGTGCTAGAAATGGTTCCCTGGGATGGCTGTAAAGCTGGTCAAATTGCCTCTTCTCCCCGTACAGAAGACTGTGTTGGTTGTAAGCGGTGCGAGACGGCTTGCCCAACAGACTTTCTCAGTGTTCGGGTCTATCTAGGCGCAGAGACGAAGCGGAGTATGGGTCTGGCTTACTAG
- a CDS encoding helicase C-terminal domain-containing protein has product MIEVEVHQQLRAFLREQGEPYWQHHLTMARLVARALRLGRSALLQAGAPSGYHGRYRLSYLMPLLLWQGPAILVATEAVQQRLLMVEIPRLQQWIPNQREIRTGDRWLNDGFEGLLLTTPQSWLADRLQNEGRFPPNVVTVIDGADDLETWTISQLTARIQPQDWDDLMQACPEQTETIRDTRVQLTRSIFQHPQNPYDRYLIESSEQAVLTALYQRLSTLAQVPGDATRPNAPPIPAAWHRFGQALQQEGQLLWAEVARRQGQFSLNAAPVDISAMLQSIWLQQPVVLIGGAFDLEAEATHYRQRLGLPEMTCLKFSLDRQHELIQLYLPDGLPMPNTPKFQPVLMQELHALLSATRTANQGLTVVLIGDTPLKAQVGSILAGEFGSRVQVEKTCLDEHGILITGWEFWREHQAVLPAPHLLVIATLPFPSLEDPLVAGRVMQYKRSRQDWFRLYLLPSALSELQRATAPVREAQGVVALLDNRVNHRSYGQQVLAALSPLARINYVDASLFTTFEGLGIGE; this is encoded by the coding sequence GTGATTGAAGTAGAAGTCCACCAACAACTGCGGGCGTTTCTGCGAGAGCAGGGCGAACCTTACTGGCAGCACCACCTGACAATGGCGCGGTTAGTCGCTCGCGCGTTGCGGTTAGGGCGAAGTGCGCTCCTTCAAGCCGGCGCCCCCTCTGGCTACCATGGACGCTATCGACTGAGCTATCTCATGCCCCTTTTGCTCTGGCAGGGTCCGGCAATTTTGGTGGCAACGGAGGCAGTCCAGCAACGCCTGCTAATGGTCGAGATTCCGCGATTACAGCAGTGGATTCCAAACCAGCGAGAAATTCGGACAGGCGATCGATGGCTAAACGACGGCTTTGAAGGATTGCTGCTCACAACACCGCAGTCTTGGCTTGCCGATCGACTCCAGAACGAAGGGCGATTTCCGCCCAATGTTGTAACCGTAATCGACGGTGCAGATGATCTCGAAACCTGGACAATTAGCCAGCTTACTGCTCGTATCCAGCCGCAAGATTGGGATGACCTGATGCAGGCATGCCCGGAACAGACAGAAACGATTCGAGATACCAGGGTTCAACTGACGCGCTCAATCTTTCAACACCCGCAAAACCCATACGATCGCTACCTGATTGAATCAAGCGAACAAGCAGTCTTGACAGCACTTTATCAAAGACTATCCACGCTTGCTCAAGTCCCGGGTGACGCAACCCGTCCGAATGCCCCTCCAATTCCGGCAGCCTGGCATCGGTTTGGGCAAGCCCTCCAGCAAGAAGGACAGCTTCTCTGGGCAGAGGTTGCCAGAAGGCAAGGGCAGTTCTCCCTCAATGCGGCTCCGGTTGATATATCAGCAATGCTTCAGTCCATTTGGTTGCAGCAGCCTGTCGTCTTGATTGGCGGAGCGTTTGATCTGGAAGCGGAAGCAACACACTATCGACAGCGGCTAGGCTTGCCTGAGATGACTTGTCTCAAGTTCTCGCTCGATCGCCAGCATGAACTCATTCAACTCTATCTTCCTGATGGGCTGCCGATGCCCAATACGCCGAAGTTTCAGCCAGTGCTGATGCAAGAACTCCACGCCCTGCTGAGTGCAACCCGTACAGCAAATCAGGGATTAACCGTTGTTTTGATTGGAGACACGCCCCTGAAGGCACAGGTTGGCTCAATTCTGGCAGGTGAGTTTGGTTCGCGAGTGCAGGTCGAAAAAACCTGTTTGGATGAACATGGGATTTTAATTACTGGCTGGGAATTCTGGCGAGAGCATCAGGCAGTTTTGCCTGCCCCTCATTTGTTAGTCATTGCCACCTTACCGTTTCCTTCTCTTGAAGACCCCCTGGTGGCAGGTCGGGTGATGCAATATAAACGATCGCGTCAGGATTGGTTCCGCCTCTATTTACTGCCGTCAGCTTTAAGCGAGCTACAGCGGGCAACTGCACCCGTCCGTGAAGCCCAGGGAGTCGTTGCCTTGCTGGATAATCGCGTCAATCATCGCAGCTACGGACAGCAAGTTCTTGCAGCGCTCAGCCCCCTTGCCCGCATTAATTATGTGGATGCAAGTCTTTTTACGACGTTTGAAGGACTGGGGATCGGAGAATAG
- a CDS encoding PadR family transcriptional regulator — MTTFEDIYQFFRNPPPFYLNKELAVCYVLAVLLRRDSYGTELISLLEQEYPNYRLSDTVLYSALKFLEDANAITGYWKKVEGRGRPRRMYQICPDWNQQAQELSRLWYGYAGRPAQASHQ; from the coding sequence ATGACTACATTTGAGGACATTTATCAATTTTTTCGCAATCCCCCACCGTTCTATCTAAATAAAGAACTGGCGGTTTGTTACGTACTAGCAGTTTTGCTACGTAGGGATTCCTATGGAACTGAATTGATCAGTCTTTTAGAGCAAGAATACCCTAACTATCGACTTTCTGACACTGTTCTTTATAGTGCTTTGAAGTTTTTAGAAGACGCAAACGCAATAACAGGATATTGGAAAAAAGTTGAAGGTCGGGGTCGCCCAAGACGGATGTATCAAATCTGTCCAGACTGGAATCAACAAGCTCAAGAGCTGTCTCGTCTCTGGTATGGCTATGCCGGACGACCAGCACAAGCTTCCCATCAGTAG
- a CDS encoding cofactor assembly of complex C subunit B, translating into MQTSILSSTALLTMLMSVGLFFFIRASTKDRTEVAKLVSDQSEESVLDALKQYFSDRAYRVVALDAAQNQVTFEGFVRPSLFLAIFLTLLAAIGIFCLVLVLTFLFPGATNFLLGFVLLAPIAGIFYWQKAGRPEQVSLKVETNSPTDRAPQSLLIVTAHRDELAALKRSLGLRPLEE; encoded by the coding sequence ATGCAAACTTCTATTCTTTCCTCAACTGCCCTCCTGACAATGTTAATGTCGGTTGGGCTGTTCTTTTTTATTCGAGCTTCAACGAAAGATAGAACAGAAGTCGCCAAACTGGTTTCAGACCAATCTGAAGAATCTGTATTAGATGCGTTGAAGCAATACTTTAGCGATCGCGCCTATCGAGTCGTTGCTCTTGACGCGGCACAAAATCAAGTGACTTTTGAAGGATTTGTGCGTCCCAGCTTATTCCTGGCAATATTTCTAACGCTGCTGGCGGCGATCGGAATTTTTTGCCTTGTTTTAGTCCTGACATTTCTCTTTCCTGGTGCTACTAATTTTTTGCTGGGTTTCGTTTTGCTTGCCCCAATTGCTGGAATTTTCTACTGGCAAAAAGCAGGACGCCCCGAACAAGTTTCCCTCAAAGTTGAAACAAACTCCCCAACCGACCGCGCCCCTCAAAGTTTGCTAATTGTCACAGCTCACCGTGATGAACTCGCCGCACTGAAGCGATCGTTAGGGCTAAGACCGCTCGAAGAATAA
- a CDS encoding DUF2839 domain-containing protein: MGDSKRRKDILGEKYGQEQNIFPWLPIKKSQATQFVNWSTRGAWIGIGGLIAYWVVIRFIGPALGWWQVN, from the coding sequence ATGGGTGATTCAAAACGGCGCAAAGATATCTTAGGTGAGAAATACGGGCAGGAGCAAAACATCTTTCCCTGGCTACCAATTAAAAAGAGCCAAGCAACACAATTTGTGAATTGGAGCACTCGCGGAGCCTGGATTGGAATTGGCGGATTGATTGCCTATTGGGTTGTTATTCGCTTCATTGGTCCCGCTCTTGGCTGGTGGCAGGTAAACTGA
- the dacB gene encoding D-alanyl-D-alanine carboxypeptidase/D-alanyl-D-alanine-endopeptidase, with protein sequence MKGLPGCFMGLLGLTFLLSLAPAQAQTADCTTPLNQQIDRIINRPEFRRSRWGILIQTLSAEPQTLYAHDADYYFTPASNAKLLTTAAALMQLGAQFRFRTSVYQTSTAANQVVLQVVGHGDPSLTDEQLQVLAKQIRDRGITRISQLIGNDQFFRGDAVNPAWEWEDVQSGYGAPVNSLILNENLIGLTLVPQSQDEPLQVKWDDSTEGERWQIVNRSRTVAPDAPEFLSVGRDLSQPILYVDGQLRVGSAPEPVAVSIPQPGQNFLDHFRRALAAQQIRVDRTTLLTDRDPVPPPGTQIAAVESLPLSQLVVETNQQSNNLYAEALLRTLGINQAAPNPPVESTLESGIQALEAALSQLGVDPQSYLLADGSGLSRQNLVSPQAIVQTLQGIAQTTQRDVYRASLSVAGISGTLRNRFRDTPIQGQLQGKTGSLNGVIGLSGYLTATDVPTVFSILGNQLEQSSGQAQQAIDDIVLLLNNQQTCQSKTPLMRTVDAQSNESN encoded by the coding sequence ATGAAAGGTTTGCCTGGATGTTTCATGGGGCTGCTCGGATTAACTTTTTTGCTTTCCCTGGCTCCGGCTCAAGCCCAGACTGCCGACTGTACAACTCCACTCAACCAGCAGATCGATCGCATTATCAATCGTCCAGAGTTCCGTCGATCGCGCTGGGGAATTTTGATTCAGACTTTGAGTGCAGAGCCACAAACACTCTACGCCCACGACGCAGATTATTACTTTACACCTGCCTCCAATGCCAAACTGTTAACGACTGCCGCAGCCCTGATGCAGCTTGGCGCTCAGTTTCGGTTTCGCACCTCGGTTTATCAAACAAGCACAGCCGCTAATCAAGTTGTGCTACAGGTGGTGGGACATGGTGATCCCAGCCTGACGGATGAGCAGCTTCAAGTCTTGGCAAAACAGATCCGCGATCGAGGCATTACCCGAATCAGCCAGCTTATCGGGAATGATCAGTTCTTTCGAGGCGATGCCGTAAATCCGGCATGGGAATGGGAAGATGTGCAGTCTGGCTATGGAGCACCTGTTAATAGCCTCATCCTCAACGAGAACCTGATTGGACTAACGCTCGTTCCGCAGAGCCAGGATGAACCTTTGCAGGTGAAATGGGATGATTCAACTGAAGGAGAGCGCTGGCAAATTGTGAATCGATCGCGCACCGTTGCTCCAGATGCACCGGAGTTTTTGTCGGTTGGGCGAGATTTGAGTCAGCCAATCCTCTATGTCGATGGGCAATTGCGTGTTGGTTCTGCTCCAGAGCCAGTTGCCGTCTCGATCCCGCAACCCGGACAGAACTTTCTAGACCATTTTCGTCGGGCACTCGCTGCCCAGCAAATCAGGGTCGATCGAACAACACTGCTAACCGATCGCGATCCCGTGCCGCCACCAGGAACCCAAATTGCTGCGGTTGAATCTTTGCCCCTGAGCCAATTAGTTGTTGAGACAAATCAGCAAAGCAACAATCTCTATGCAGAAGCGCTTTTGCGGACGCTAGGCATCAACCAAGCTGCTCCAAATCCACCTGTAGAATCAACCCTAGAATCAGGGATTCAAGCATTAGAAGCTGCCTTAAGCCAACTAGGGGTTGATCCCCAAAGCTATCTGCTCGCAGACGGTTCTGGGCTATCGCGACAGAACTTGGTGAGCCCTCAGGCGATCGTGCAAACGCTGCAAGGCATAGCGCAGACTACCCAGAGAGACGTTTATCGTGCCTCACTTTCTGTTGCCGGGATCAGCGGTACACTTCGCAATCGCTTTCGCGATACTCCAATTCAGGGTCAATTGCAGGGAAAAACCGGATCTTTGAACGGTGTCATCGGATTATCTGGCTATCTCACAGCAACAGATGTCCCGACCGTCTTCAGTATTCTCGGCAATCAATTAGAGCAATCCTCTGGACAGGCTCAGCAGGCGATCGATGACATCGTGCTGCTGCTCAATAACCAACAAACCTGTCAGAGCAAAACACCCTTAATGAGAACAGTAGACGCTCAATCAAATGAGAGCAATTGA
- a CDS encoding DUF1815 family protein produces MFLRLAEQHRQFVQDLVTNLQALAIVLEQRGYLASCYTCGGQMSSASFMVSLGENHLIRFLVSDYGITWTEMRDDRELMKLEGAEAISQLQELANLVKYQIKPSDYKLAAAQSS; encoded by the coding sequence ATGTTTCTTAGACTTGCAGAACAACATCGCCAATTTGTGCAGGATCTGGTCACGAATCTTCAAGCTCTCGCCATCGTGCTAGAGCAACGAGGATATCTGGCATCTTGCTATACCTGTGGAGGGCAAATGAGCAGTGCTTCCTTTATGGTAAGCCTGGGCGAAAACCATCTGATTCGCTTTCTCGTGTCTGACTATGGCATCACATGGACAGAAATGCGGGACGATCGCGAACTGATGAAACTAGAGGGTGCAGAAGCAATTAGCCAACTCCAAGAGCTTGCTAATTTAGTGAAATATCAGATTAAGCCCTCCGACTATAAGCTGGCGGCTGCTCAGTCTTCTTAG
- a CDS encoding LL-diaminopimelate aminotransferase, translating into MPELTDATDWQTKNSYFPINFLTVMQLAHRLAPIRSNVFADMNRAKAQVRATGREVIDLSLGSSDLPTPAPVLETIARSLQDPSTHGYLLFDGTQDFRQAAARWYERKFGIPVDPETEVLQLIGSQEGTGHLPLAVLNPGDFALLLDPGYPSHAGGVYLAGGQIYPMPLLPENNFLPILSDIPMPVLAQSRMMILSYPHNPTAATAPLSFFQEAVAFCQQHNLVLVHDFPYADLIFAGDAPPSVLQADPNKEVSIELFTLSKSYNMGGFRVGYAIGNADLILALRQIKAVVDFNQYRGILNGAVEALSGSQTAVQLGVEQFRRRRDAFVAALQRIGWEVPIPTATMYIWAKLPERWATCSSQFCVDLVQETGVALSPGSGFGKSGEGYVRFALVHEPPVLEVAVERIAQFLAGRSAT; encoded by the coding sequence GTGCCAGAACTGACAGATGCAACCGACTGGCAGACAAAGAACAGCTATTTCCCAATCAATTTTCTAACGGTTATGCAACTTGCTCATCGTTTAGCTCCCATCCGCTCGAATGTCTTTGCCGATATGAACCGGGCAAAAGCACAAGTGAGAGCCACGGGACGAGAGGTTATTGATTTATCGTTGGGATCGTCCGATCTGCCAACTCCGGCTCCGGTACTGGAAACAATCGCCCGATCGCTTCAAGATCCCTCAACCCACGGCTATTTATTGTTTGATGGAACGCAAGATTTTCGACAGGCAGCCGCTCGCTGGTATGAGCGCAAATTTGGCATTCCGGTCGATCCTGAAACCGAAGTTTTGCAGTTGATTGGCTCGCAGGAAGGCACAGGACATTTACCTCTCGCAGTCCTCAATCCAGGCGACTTTGCGCTACTGCTCGATCCGGGCTATCCCTCACATGCAGGCGGAGTTTATCTGGCAGGCGGGCAGATCTACCCAATGCCTTTACTACCAGAGAACAATTTTCTGCCGATACTGTCAGACATCCCAATGCCAGTGCTGGCGCAGTCAAGAATGATGATTCTTAGCTATCCGCACAATCCGACTGCCGCAACAGCGCCGCTGTCCTTTTTTCAGGAAGCAGTTGCCTTCTGTCAGCAGCACAATCTGGTTTTGGTGCATGACTTTCCTTACGCCGACCTTATTTTTGCAGGTGATGCGCCGCCTTCGGTACTACAAGCAGACCCCAATAAGGAAGTCTCGATCGAGCTTTTCACCCTGTCCAAGTCCTACAACATGGGTGGCTTTCGGGTCGGCTATGCGATCGGCAACGCAGATCTGATCCTGGCACTCCGGCAGATTAAAGCAGTTGTGGATTTTAATCAATATCGGGGGATCTTGAATGGGGCAGTTGAGGCTTTGTCCGGCTCACAAACAGCAGTCCAGCTTGGAGTAGAGCAGTTTCGGCGGCGGCGCGATGCTTTTGTAGCTGCGCTTCAGCGAATTGGGTGGGAAGTGCCGATACCCACAGCAACCATGTACATTTGGGCAAAATTGCCAGAACGTTGGGCAACTTGCTCCAGTCAGTTCTGCGTCGATTTAGTTCAGGAAACTGGCGTTGCTCTGTCGCCGGGATCTGGATTTGGCAAGTCGGGTGAGGGATATGTCCGGTTTGCCTTAGTTCATGAGCCACCCGTTCTTGAAGTAGCGGTTGAACGGATCGCGCAGTTTTTGGCAGGACGATCGGCGACATGA
- a CDS encoding 16S rRNA (uracil(1498)-N(3))-methyltransferase: MSQLQRVTVTAHQITDRQISLTPEQQHYLSRVLRLRAGDRFIAIDGQGQWWLSELSGAAAAQILEPIAIQTELPIAITLLIALPKNGMDEVVRQATELGISRIVPVLSTRSLLKPSPQKLDRWQRIAQEATEQSERQIVPKILTPQAWTEALQTWNASNSVCFVCVARGDRPHLWNQLSQNLAAERKTVTSLVLAIGSEGGWTEAEVKEAIERGYQSVSLGARVLRAVTAPLVALSLIGAWFEANQEQVGSE; encoded by the coding sequence ATGAGCCAGCTACAGCGAGTTACGGTTACTGCTCACCAAATCACCGATCGCCAAATTTCTCTGACGCCGGAGCAGCAACACTATCTCAGTCGGGTATTGCGGCTTCGAGCAGGCGATCGATTCATCGCAATTGACGGGCAGGGGCAATGGTGGCTGTCTGAGTTAAGCGGAGCAGCAGCGGCACAAATTTTAGAGCCAATTGCCATTCAAACCGAACTCCCGATCGCCATTACTCTGCTGATTGCCCTGCCTAAAAACGGCATGGACGAAGTTGTAAGACAGGCGACCGAGCTAGGAATTAGCCGGATTGTGCCTGTTTTGAGTACCCGCAGCTTGCTAAAGCCCAGCCCCCAAAAGCTCGATCGCTGGCAGCGCATTGCTCAAGAAGCCACTGAACAGTCCGAACGGCAAATTGTCCCTAAAATTCTGACTCCTCAAGCCTGGACAGAAGCACTTCAAACCTGGAATGCCAGTAACTCAGTTTGTTTTGTTTGTGTTGCCAGAGGCGATCGTCCGCATTTGTGGAACCAGTTGAGCCAGAACTTAGCAGCCGAGAGGAAAACAGTGACTTCGCTAGTCTTGGCAATTGGGTCAGAGGGAGGCTGGACAGAGGCAGAGGTAAAAGAGGCGATCGAGCGAGGCTATCAATCGGTGTCATTGGGCGCTCGGGTTCTGAGAGCGGTGACTGCGCCTTTAGTTGCCTTATCGCTAATTGGAGCCTGGTTTGAGGCAAATCAAGAGCAGGTTGGTTCTGAGTAG
- a CDS encoding response regulator transcription factor, which produces MTTSPETPIRVLIVEDDPMMQLGLEQSLSSAPGIIVIGQAEDGYTAVEEALKLKPDVIVMDIGLPRQDGIAATQQIKASLPNVHVVMLTSHTTETEVIGALSSGADAYCVKGTSVDRLLTAIQAAQEGASYLDPQVARQVMEHLKPIASAEPNIVGQLSQRELEVLKLMVEGRSNPEIAAVLYLSPNTVKTHVRGIMNKLAVDDRVQAAVVALRAGLV; this is translated from the coding sequence ATGACGACCTCACCCGAAACGCCAATCCGGGTCTTAATTGTTGAAGATGACCCAATGATGCAGCTTGGCTTGGAGCAATCGTTGAGTAGTGCTCCCGGAATTATTGTGATTGGACAAGCAGAAGACGGCTATACGGCAGTTGAAGAAGCCCTCAAGCTCAAGCCAGATGTGATTGTGATGGATATTGGGCTACCTCGTCAGGATGGGATTGCTGCCACGCAACAAATCAAGGCATCTCTGCCTAACGTGCATGTTGTAATGCTGACTTCTCATACGACTGAGACAGAAGTTATTGGGGCGCTCTCAAGCGGAGCAGATGCCTATTGTGTGAAGGGAACGAGCGTCGATCGCCTCCTCACCGCAATTCAGGCTGCTCAGGAAGGAGCAAGCTACCTCGATCCTCAGGTTGCGCGTCAGGTGATGGAGCACCTTAAACCAATTGCATCAGCTGAACCAAATATTGTCGGACAGCTCTCCCAGCGCGAATTAGAAGTGCTGAAGTTGATGGTGGAAGGACGAAGCAATCCAGAAATTGCAGCCGTGCTTTACCTCAGCCCTAATACAGTTAAAACGCATGTGCGCGGCATCATGAACAAACTGGCAGTGGACGATCGGGTTCAGGCAGCTGTTGTTGCACTACGGGCAGGGTTAGTCTAG